Within Mustela nigripes isolate SB6536 chromosome 3, MUSNIG.SB6536, whole genome shotgun sequence, the genomic segment ggctctctgctcagtggggagcctgcctctctgcttacttgtgatctctgtcaaataaataaataaaatctttttaaataaatttaaaaatttaaaattttcaaaagtcaggtgcccccccccttttttttttgaaacagaaacTGCCAAGTtgattccaaaattcatatggaaatgcaaggaaCCCAGAGTAGCAAAATAAatcttggagagaaaaaaaaaagatggaggacATACGCTTTTCAATTTTAATACCTATTacagggtgccttggtggctcagtcagttaaacatctgccttcagcacaggtcactatcccagggggtcctgggattgagtcccatttCAGGCTTCCTGGTCAGGGAGGattctgttcctccctctccccctgtgccttccccagcttgtgctcactctcactcactctttcctctcaaataaataaataaaatcttaaaacaaaacctaCTACAAAGCCACAGTAATTAACACAGTGTGGGGGTGCCTACGTGGCTccgtcaattaagtgtccaaaaggaaatatttacaaatcatatgtCTGTTAAGTCTTATATCCAAatttatataaacaataaaaaagaaaatccagttcTTCAAATGGCCAAAGGATCTTgatagacatttctacaaagatcTACAAATAGCTAACAAGCACATGGAAACATGTTCAATATCACCAGTCACCAGGAAATGTACGTTGAAACCAGAATAAGAAACCACTAGGAAGGCTGTAATTAAAACAAGTGTtgaggaggacacagagaaacTGAGATCTTCCTATAGAGCTGGTAAGAACGGAAAAGAGCCAGCTTTGAAAAGAGCCCAGCAGTCTTTCAAATGTCAGCACTGAGTTACTACATGACCCACCAGTTCCACTCCTAATTATATACCCAGGAAAACTGGAAACATtaccacacaaaaacttgtatgcAAACGTTCAgggcagcattatttgtaatggcTAAATTGGAAGCATTCTAAATTcaatcaacagataaatggataagcaaaaagTGATAAATCCATAGAGTTAaaacagtcataaaaagaaatgaagtattggggcacctgggtggctcagtggtttgggctgctgccttcggctcgggtcatgatctcagggtcctgggatcgagccccgcatcgggctccctgctccgcaggaagcctgcttccctctctctctctctctctgactgcctctctgcctacttgtgatctctgtctgtcaaataaataaataaaatctttaaaaaaaaaaaaagaaaaaagaaatgaagtattaaCTATATGCTATggcatggatgaatcttgaaaacatgctaagcaGGAGGTCAGAcaaggccacatattgtatgatccaCTCTATGAAATGTCAAGAGGAGGCAAATCCTTCGAGACAGAATGCAGGTTCATGGCTGCCAGGGgctagagagaaagggaaagaggagtgACTGCTCATGGCCATGAGGTTTCTTTCTGAATATAttaaatgttctggaattaggcAGTGGCGATGGCTGTACAACTCTATGGATGTACTAAAAGTCACTCCACTGTACACTTACAAAAGAGTGAGTTTTatctcaagttttaaaatatatacatttttaaaattagttacaTGGTCGCTTTAATGAAACACTCcataatctaataaaaatatactgtCCTTCCCTACAAAGATATATACTGGAATAATTACTATGCCAGAATATTAAGAGGACTATTAATACAATTAAAACGAATCTCAAAGTAAATTattaagtcactttttttttttttttaaagattttatttatttatttgtcagagagagagcgagagcgagcacaggcagaatggaaggcagagtcagagggagaagcaggctcccagtggagcaaggagcccgacgtgggacccgatcccaggacgctgggatcatgacctgagccaaaggcagctgctcaaccaactgagccacccaggcgtccctattaagTCACTTTTAAGGCCACCTATCTTGGGActtctggggtggctcagttggttaagcatctgtcttctgctcaggtcatgatctcagggtcctggaattgaggcctgcatcgggctctctgctcagcagggagcctgcttctccctctccctctacctgcctctctgcctaattttatgctctctctgtccaataaataaataagatcttgggaaaaagaaaaaaaaaaaagactgcctaTCTTCCACTAATCTTACCAATTTTCAAATCATCAGCCAGACTTTCTTTGGTGAGATTCAACAGTTCTCTTCCATCAATgttattcattttgaaaatagcAACAAGGTCACTTAAACCTTGTGCACAAAGCCACACTGAGACATCTTCCTCTGACCAATCTTCAGTAAACTTCACTTGATCTTCCATGctccttgcttttaaaaacaaatcgaCAAAAAGGCAggtaaaataacaataaagaaaagtaCTTCCTTCATAAATATCCCAGGaattaaaaagtaattgaaaTTTCCTTAAATCTGTGTTTTGCcactttaatattcttttaagaaattaaaaaaaatcaaatgatactATGTATAATTATAGCATTATTTAATGCTATATTAAATACTCTTCatttgaaactttttcttttcactccagaaaaataattcttttttattatataaaactcATGTCTGAGCGCTGGGATGGCTCCATCATTTAAGGgctggctcaggtcttgacctcaggtcatgagttcaagcctgtATTAGGCTCCATGCTGCACGCAGAGCCtactgtaaacaaaacaaaacaaataccaaaaaccTCCTATCAGCAAGAGTACTCGATGTGCTCTATCATCTGAATATCAGCACcactatttcttaaattctggcagtgataaaaataaaactcctaaATTATGTATCAACATTATTTGATgaggccaaaaataaaataaacaagtttaaaactgtgatttctattttttcccaggCTGTATTTTCCTGAAAAAATAGTATGCAGTGCAAATGAATAGCTTACAAAACTATGGGAGGTATGATATCCATGAATGTGCACCAAAAAGCACTTACCAACAGTTTTAACACAGGCCAACTACTTTAAACACTGGcttctctaaaattatttttaaattatattaaatttggGTGTATACTTTATCCTgaggaaaaaggagaataatTTGCCAAAAAattatggaatttaaaattttagtgttGAGTGGGTTGAAATGGGTTAAATATGATGCCCTTACTAACCTTGGCAAGGTGTCTCCAGATCAAACTGCCAGATGTTCACTGTTTTGTCCATTGAACCAGTAGCAAGTAAAGGAGTACTGGGTGCAAAGGCACAACTTGTGACATACCTAGTTAACAAAAACAACTATTATACATCCTCagactaattttttaattatattaatgcAAAATGAGGTTAAGATCAGACCTGGTGTGCTGAGTCAATGTGTGAAGTATACTCTCAGTATtctgaaaaacagtaaaaacagcTTTATATTTACTTGAACAAGAGTAGAGTTACTGACATAAATGGTTTATATGCtgtgttttaatattattattagtcACATATGTAAGCTAACACTTTACCCAACAGAAAGAGGACAGCAGCTATAACTAATAATATTATCAAGTACTTACTTCACTCCTTCTCAATAGTTAGCACTGTTGCCTGCTGACTATCTTCCTAGAAATTTAGTGTAAAACACTCTCGGCTTTTGCTGACTTACTTGAATTTACTCATAGTAACCTGAAACATCTGTTACAGGAAATGATCTGTATTTTCGCTAGGACATTTGACTTGCATCCACTGCAGAACCAGTGAGTAGAAATTAGTCACTTAGATTCTGAGTATACTTAGCTGGCCATCTAGCATCTagacatatttatttcattaatttttaaaaagtgaagtataattaatatacagtattatattcatttcaggtgtacaattagTTGTATTTAACTGAGACTCATACatatttaatggagaaaatttAATGTTATAGCTATTCTTGTAAAATCTCATGacaatttcttaagaaatattcAGGATCTACTTCACTCAGTTTGAGGATTCTTGCCCATCTCCTGCCAGAGTGCTCAAGTGATTTGAACTTTTCATGTGGAGGACTAACAGATTCCTTGCTTGACCCACTACACTTGGATGATTTACATCTGTTTCATTTGCTGGCACAGCTGTGGCCTGAATTCATCATTATAAGGCTCCATTCAACATTCTCCATTCTCTCTTGGAGAGTATTTTCATCAACCACATCTTCACTTATAATATAAAACatgcatttttcttcatatttgtgCAACCCTGGTCTTTATTCAGATGGGTCTATCAAAACCTCGCATTTTCCCAAGTCAGTTAAATCCTACTCTTCCTTATACTCTAAACCCAGCCAGAACTCTGCCAGCAGTAGGCCACTTTCAGCTTACAAGAGTGTACTTCCACAATCCGGGGTAAACATTTATCCTTTGCTATTATGGAAAcctataaaaatttaagaataatcaatttgaaatgatattttgttcttttggataTAGGTGCTCTATAAATCTATCAATTTTCTTTGATCAGATTAAACATCTGTCTTGTCCCAGAACCTGTATCTTAACCTATGTAACTATCTTaccatttcttaaaatgtatacTCTTAGGCACTCGAAAAAAggatacattttgtttatcttgcCGAATTAAATTTTTAGTTCAGTAGCCTAATAAACGTATtttacacacatcacacacacaaaaaattctgaaatacttaCAGTATCATATATTATGACAGACTTATCCActgatctttaaaagaaaaaggaaattatggaTGAGAAGTTCTATAAACACATAGTACAGCAtttattaattagtatttttaaatcatttaagtaacttttttAGAAAAGACTGAGATATTGATatgcaaactttttaaaaagattttatttatttatttgacagagatcacaagtaggcagagaagcaggcagagacagagagagagagagagagagggaagcaggctccatactgagcagacatgcagggctcgatcccaggaccctgagatcatgacctgaaccgaaggcagaggcttattaacccactgagccacccaggtgccctgtaaacatttatttttaagagattttatttatttgagagagagaatgcacgtgCATAAGTTGAGGGGGCAGcaggtgaagcagactccccactgagtggggagcccaatacgatggggggcttgatcccatgaccctgagatcatgaccagagctgaagcccaacacttagctgactgagccacccaggtgcccctgttgtgcAAATATTTAGAATTCAGCCTCTTCTTGTTCCTATGTATgacattttattcaaaaaattacatgccatatatgaaatttatatgaaaattacGAACTTCAATAAACAGTCACATATGCTATTTATACCATCTAGCCATAAAAAGAGTAAGTATTTATGATGTATAAATAAGACACAATTCCATATCGGGTTAATAACTCAAAGGGAACACCCACTACAAGGGAAAGCTATtatagttgatccttgaacaatgcAAGGATTCAGGGCATTGAGCCCCTTCCCTAAGTGGTTGAAAATCCTTGTATAACTTCTGACCCTCCGAAAACCTGACTACTACTAAGCCTCCTGTtcactggaagccttaccaataacgagcaatcaattaacacatattttgtatgttatatatattcaatattgtCTACttacaataaagctagagaaaatcttaaaatcttaag encodes:
- the WDSUB1 gene encoding WD repeat, SAM and U-box domain-containing protein 1 isoform X7, producing the protein MWSGLPDQNLGSFFYPCLRSVDKSVIIYDTNTESILHTLTQHTRYVTSCAFAPSTPLLATGSMDKTVNIWQFDLETPCQARSMEDQVKFTEDWSEEDVSVWLCAQGLSDLVAIFKMNNIDGRELLNLTKESLADDLKIESLGLRSKVLRKIEELRTKVKTLSSGIPDEFLCPITRELMKDPVIASDGYSYEKEAMENWISKKKRTSPMTNLVLPSVVLTPNRTLKMAISRWLETHQK